From Candidatus Acidiferrales bacterium, one genomic window encodes:
- the sdhA gene encoding succinate dehydrogenase flavoprotein subunit, producing the protein MAEIHRYDAVIIGGGGAGLMGAVQLAGKCNLAVLSKLYPIRSHTGTAQGGIGAALGNMEEDHPEWHTFDTVKGGDYLVDQDAAEMMCREAVETVYDLEHMGLPFSRTEDGRIAQRRFGGHTKEFGKAPVRRSCYAADRTGHMILQTLYQQCIKQQVHFFDEFQVVDVLLENGRAVGVVAIQAATGELHLFHAKALLFASGGCGRIYQITSNGHALTGDGMAICLRRGIPLEDMEFFQFHPTGIYKMGILITEGARGEGGILRNRKGERFMQRYSPTLLDLAPRDIISRAMYLEARNGLGIDGKNYFHLDLTHLDRKILEEKLPDVTDFVRTYLGIDPVKEPIPVQPTAHYPMGGIPTDMDGRVLCDEKNTVVPGMYAAGEVACVSVHGANRLGTNSLVDILVFGRRAGRDMLKLVNAADWPPLPPEPDGFARQQIEALRTASGKESAAAIRETLQNDMMDKASVFRDATQLKAMQAKLAELRERYKQVRVRDRGSVFNTELLEALELGYLIDLAETIVVGAVARDESRGAHYREDFPQRDDAQWLKHTLFYQTDKGPRLTYKPVVITKYQPQERKY; encoded by the coding sequence GTGGCTGAAATTCATAGATATGATGCAGTGATCATCGGAGGCGGCGGCGCGGGGTTGATGGGCGCCGTGCAGCTTGCCGGCAAATGCAATCTGGCGGTCTTGAGCAAGCTTTACCCGATCCGCTCTCACACCGGCACCGCCCAGGGTGGAATTGGGGCGGCGCTCGGGAACATGGAAGAGGACCACCCCGAGTGGCACACCTTTGACACGGTAAAGGGAGGCGACTACCTGGTGGATCAGGACGCCGCCGAAATGATGTGCCGCGAGGCGGTTGAGACCGTCTATGACCTCGAGCATATGGGGCTACCCTTCTCCCGCACCGAGGACGGAAGGATTGCCCAGCGGCGGTTCGGCGGCCACACGAAAGAATTTGGCAAGGCACCTGTTCGCCGGTCCTGCTATGCGGCTGACCGTACCGGTCACATGATTCTCCAAACGCTCTACCAGCAGTGCATCAAGCAGCAAGTGCACTTCTTTGACGAATTCCAGGTGGTGGACGTCCTGCTGGAGAATGGTCGCGCGGTCGGGGTGGTCGCCATCCAGGCAGCCACGGGCGAGCTGCACCTCTTCCACGCCAAGGCGCTGCTCTTTGCCTCCGGGGGTTGCGGGCGCATCTATCAGATTACGTCCAACGGCCACGCGCTGACGGGCGACGGGATGGCCATTTGCCTTCGCCGGGGCATCCCGTTGGAGGACATGGAATTTTTCCAGTTCCACCCCACGGGCATCTACAAGATGGGCATCCTCATCACCGAGGGGGCGCGTGGGGAAGGCGGCATCCTGCGCAACCGCAAGGGCGAGCGCTTCATGCAGCGTTACTCGCCTACGCTGCTTGATCTGGCGCCTCGCGACATCATCTCCCGGGCCATGTACCTGGAAGCCCGCAACGGATTGGGGATCGACGGGAAAAACTATTTCCATCTGGATTTGACCCACCTTGACCGCAAAATCCTCGAGGAAAAATTGCCCGACGTCACCGACTTTGTGCGCACCTACCTTGGTATTGACCCGGTGAAGGAGCCGATTCCGGTGCAACCCACCGCGCATTATCCCATGGGGGGCATCCCGACCGACATGGACGGTCGGGTGCTGTGCGACGAGAAGAATACGGTCGTTCCGGGCATGTATGCTGCCGGGGAGGTGGCCTGTGTTTCCGTCCACGGCGCGAATCGTTTGGGGACGAACTCGTTGGTGGACATCCTGGTTTTTGGACGGCGCGCCGGCCGGGACATGCTGAAGCTGGTGAATGCCGCGGATTGGCCGCCACTTCCTCCCGAGCCGGACGGCTTCGCTCGGCAGCAGATTGAGGCGTTGCGGACCGCCAGCGGCAAGGAATCGGCCGCAGCCATCCGGGAGACACTCCAGAACGATATGATGGACAAGGCATCGGTCTTCCGCGACGCAACGCAGCTAAAGGCCATGCAGGCGAAGCTCGCCGAGCTGCGCGAGCGGTACAAGCAGGTTCGGGTGCGGGACAGAGGCTCGGTTTTCAACACCGAATTGCTGGAGGCCCTGGAGCTGGGGTATTTGATCGATCTGGCCGAAACGATCGTCGTCGGCGCCGTGGCGCGAGACGAGAGCCGCGGGGCGCACTATCGCGAGGATTTTCCCCAGCGCGACGACGCTCAGTGGCTCAAGCACACTCTCTTCTACCAGACGGACAAGGGACCACGATTGACCTATAAGCCGGTGGTCATTACGAAGTATCAGCCGCAGGAGCGGAAATATTGA
- the sdhC gene encoding succinate dehydrogenase, cytochrome b556 subunit, with protein MDEGRGGIFAWLGYRGGPGQLAWVLHRVTGIGVLLFFVIHVVDTMFICYGPELYNKVMALYRLPLFRYGEIALAAALLYHAINGIRITILDFWPELGRKQRALFYAEMVLFTVIFVPGALWMLKSFVKF; from the coding sequence ATGGACGAAGGTCGCGGAGGAATTTTTGCCTGGCTCGGCTATCGCGGAGGCCCCGGCCAGTTGGCCTGGGTGCTGCACCGGGTGACGGGCATTGGCGTGTTGTTGTTTTTTGTCATCCACGTAGTGGACACGATGTTCATCTGCTATGGCCCTGAACTTTACAACAAGGTGATGGCGCTCTACCGGCTGCCGCTCTTTCGCTATGGAGAAATCGCCCTGGCGGCGGCGCTCCTCTATCACGCGATCAACGGCATCCGGATCACGATTTTGGATTTCTGGCCGGAGTTGGGGAGGAAGCAGCGGGCGCTTTTTTATGCTGAGATGGTTCTTTTCACCGTCATTTTTGTTCCCGGCGCGTTGTGGATGCTTAAGTCGTTTGTGAAATTCTAG
- a CDS encoding 5'-nucleotidase C-terminal domain-containing protein: MLSLIQPFSSHCRPSSNSEGHGLARKDRRFRPVGTTLAFFRRSAILLLLFFFAVAPLAAEEVRITIAATTDTHANIWPLDYYRNQPANRGLAKAFTIIQSIRAQNPNTLLVDCGDTIQGTPLGYYFSRRDLERPNPVVLVMNRMGYDAMAVGNHEFNFGLKALWKAKKESRFPWLSANTRGVYADPVRAFPPYLVKEVAGVRVGILGLTTPGIPRWELPQHYTGYKFQGIVSTARKFVSILRNRERADVVILIVHSGLDRDTETGQIHPGQVPGENAVWELAHSIPGIDAIIFGHTHQEVEGRFVKGVLLTQPKNWAQSVAQVDLSLSRRDGRWKVEAKQSKVIRVTDEVVADPEILVMTREHEEATQKYLETPIARVDKTLSAQNARYEDNPLVDLILKAEMEYGKADVALASVFNPAAKIPAGPVTVRQIASLYFYENTLYTVEMTGKALKLALEHAAEYFQGWPVAPGTPLTSGKLFGYNYDMAEGVSYKIDLRRPPGSRIVDLKFHDQPLQPQQKLRLAVNSYRYAGGGQYTMLRHAPILFQSAVEVRDLLIDFVTRNGTLPTKPTGNWEIIPPEAREALVQSVASGDGAR; this comes from the coding sequence ATGCTCTCGCTGATCCAACCGTTCTCGTCCCATTGCCGCCCATCGTCGAACAGTGAGGGACACGGCCTTGCCCGTAAGGATCGCAGGTTCCGTCCGGTTGGAACGACGCTAGCTTTTTTCCGACGCTCCGCCATCCTGCTTCTGCTTTTCTTTTTTGCCGTCGCTCCCCTGGCAGCGGAAGAAGTACGGATCACCATCGCCGCCACCACCGATACGCACGCCAATATCTGGCCGCTGGACTATTATCGAAACCAGCCGGCCAATCGCGGCTTGGCCAAGGCCTTTACCATCATCCAGAGCATTCGCGCTCAGAATCCGAACACGCTGCTCGTGGATTGTGGCGATACGATTCAAGGGACGCCGCTGGGTTACTACTTCAGTCGCAGAGACCTGGAGCGGCCCAACCCGGTCGTCCTGGTGATGAACCGGATGGGCTATGACGCAATGGCTGTGGGAAATCACGAATTCAATTTTGGGCTGAAGGCGCTATGGAAGGCAAAGAAGGAATCAAGATTTCCCTGGCTCAGCGCCAATACCCGCGGGGTCTATGCCGACCCGGTGCGCGCCTTTCCGCCATACCTGGTCAAGGAGGTTGCCGGTGTGCGGGTGGGGATTCTGGGTCTCACCACACCCGGTATTCCTCGCTGGGAGCTGCCCCAACACTATACGGGCTATAAGTTTCAAGGCATTGTTTCCACGGCGCGCAAATTCGTCTCCATTTTGCGAAACCGGGAGAGAGCTGATGTCGTCATCCTGATTGTCCATTCGGGTTTGGACCGCGATACGGAGACGGGCCAGATTCATCCTGGGCAGGTTCCTGGGGAGAATGCCGTATGGGAACTCGCTCACAGCATTCCAGGGATTGACGCCATCATCTTCGGTCACACGCATCAGGAAGTGGAGGGACGGTTCGTCAAAGGGGTTCTGCTGACCCAGCCGAAGAATTGGGCGCAGTCAGTGGCGCAAGTGGATCTGAGTTTGAGCAGGCGCGACGGGCGCTGGAAGGTGGAAGCAAAACAGAGCAAGGTCATCCGGGTAACGGACGAGGTTGTTGCCGACCCCGAAATCCTGGTGATGACGAGGGAGCACGAAGAAGCCACGCAGAAGTATCTCGAGACGCCGATCGCGCGCGTGGACAAAACACTCAGCGCGCAGAATGCGCGCTATGAGGATAACCCCCTCGTGGATCTCATACTGAAGGCAGAGATGGAATACGGCAAGGCGGATGTGGCCTTGGCTTCCGTCTTCAATCCAGCCGCCAAAATCCCAGCGGGGCCTGTTACCGTGCGCCAGATCGCTTCGCTCTACTTTTACGAAAACACTCTCTACACCGTGGAAATGACCGGGAAGGCCCTGAAGCTGGCCCTGGAACATGCAGCCGAATATTTCCAAGGCTGGCCGGTTGCACCCGGGACTCCCCTGACCAGCGGAAAGCTGTTCGGCTACAACTACGACATGGCCGAGGGCGTCTCCTACAAAATTGATTTGCGCCGGCCGCCGGGCAGCCGCATCGTGGATTTGAAATTCCATGACCAGCCGCTCCAGCCGCAACAGAAACTACGACTCGCCGTCAACAGCTATCGTTATGCCGGCGGCGGACAGTACACCATGCTTCGGCATGCGCCGATTCTTTTTCAGTCGGCCGTGGAAGTCCGCGACCTGCTGATTGATTTCGTGACGCGGAATGGCACGCTCCCCACCAAGCCCACGGGCAATTGGGAAATTATTCCCCCGGAAGCTCGTGAAGCTCTCGTGCAGTCAGTTGCGTCCGGCGACGGAGCTCGATAG
- a CDS encoding zinc ribbon domain-containing protein: MLVLAVALAWLSLSGLVSLVALRRGLPAVEFFAVSLLISPVLALPFAMLFRDPEKMIRAGKARRCPFCQHVVKIKTEICPHCGLGIPSASERLQDSARASIQPEASVPSKVAEPAPVGVATRAQKDFEARRAATATTAVHTDALKVVKMRAPQPATEPATVASSGRPEERLVEDESRRLALSPWKKPSTIAALTLVAILMFTGIGLLVRASRQRAAAAAPELFQAEVAVSTPTWVALFSDEEKVFVGALEPGKSMVFSAKQKLTVSAETPDNVTVKVNGTPAVFLGQQFSTLVVRKGEAMTRSH, from the coding sequence ATGCTTGTCCTCGCTGTTGCGCTTGCTTGGTTGTCACTGTCCGGGCTGGTGTCGTTGGTGGCGCTTCGTCGCGGATTGCCGGCCGTTGAATTCTTTGCGGTCTCGCTTCTCATCAGCCCCGTCCTCGCCCTTCCCTTCGCGATGCTTTTTCGTGACCCGGAAAAAATGATCCGCGCCGGCAAGGCGCGTCGCTGTCCTTTTTGCCAGCACGTGGTCAAGATCAAAACGGAAATCTGTCCGCACTGCGGCCTGGGGATTCCAAGCGCCTCCGAACGGCTGCAGGATTCGGCCCGGGCATCCATCCAGCCGGAAGCCTCCGTGCCGAGCAAGGTTGCTGAGCCAGCTCCGGTTGGGGTCGCCACAAGGGCCCAAAAAGATTTTGAGGCGAGACGAGCCGCCACCGCAACAACCGCCGTCCACACTGACGCCCTCAAGGTCGTCAAGATGCGCGCGCCGCAACCCGCGACTGAGCCCGCCACCGTGGCTTCGTCTGGCCGGCCGGAGGAGCGACTTGTCGAGGACGAGTCCCGTCGTCTCGCCCTTTCCCCCTGGAAAAAGCCTTCGACGATCGCGGCGCTTACTTTGGTCGCAATCCTGATGTTCACCGGGATTGGGTTGCTGGTTCGCGCTTCGCGCCAGCGCGCGGCCGCAGCGGCGCCGGAACTTTTTCAAGCGGAAGTAGCTGTCTCCACTCCAACCTGGGTGGCATTGTTCTCGGATGAGGAAAAGGTATTTGTCGGCGCTCTCGAACCCGGCAAGAGCATGGTCTTTTCGGCAAAACAAAAACTCACCGTCTCCGCCGAGACCCCCGACAACGTCACCGTCAAAGTCAACGGCACACCAGCCGTCTTCCTCGGGCAGCAATTTTCCACGCTGGTCGTGCGCAAAGGCGAGGCCATGACCCGATCGCACTGA
- the icd gene encoding isocitrate dehydrogenase (NADP(+)), with protein sequence MPRDSYNQNPVPKDGQPTLYANGKFSVPDRPLIPFIEGDGTGRDIWKAASRVFDAAVEKAYEGKRRIVWYEIFAGEKSFQKFNTWLPDDTVEAIRDFRIAIKGPLTTPVGGGIRSLNVTLRQVLDLYVCWRPVRYFAGVPSPVVHPEKMNIVVFRENTEDVYAGIEWASGSEEAKRMIAFVASLGKKIRSDSGVGVKPMSPFGSKRLVRRAIQYALETGRKRVTLMHKGNIMKFTEGAFRQWGYEVAKEEFANVTVIEEEVTNNLGGKIPEGKIQINDRIADSMFQQVLLRPDEYDILATPNLNGDYISDACAAQVGGLGMAPGGNIGDGFGVFEATHGTAPKYADKDMVNPGSLILSGAMMFEYMGWKEVGRLIEQGIERTIQQKRVTYDLERQMPGATKLRTSEFASAIVENMQEVVAAR encoded by the coding sequence GTGCCGAGAGATTCCTACAATCAAAACCCCGTACCCAAGGATGGCCAGCCGACCCTGTATGCCAACGGCAAGTTCAGCGTTCCGGATCGCCCGTTGATTCCCTTTATTGAAGGTGACGGAACCGGCCGCGATATCTGGAAAGCCGCCTCGCGTGTATTTGACGCGGCGGTGGAGAAGGCCTACGAAGGAAAACGACGAATAGTCTGGTATGAAATCTTTGCCGGAGAAAAGTCGTTCCAGAAGTTCAATACCTGGCTGCCGGACGACACGGTGGAAGCGATCCGCGATTTTCGCATCGCCATCAAGGGTCCGCTTACGACCCCGGTCGGCGGCGGGATCCGCAGCTTGAACGTCACCCTGCGCCAGGTGCTCGATCTATACGTTTGTTGGCGGCCTGTGCGTTACTTTGCGGGTGTGCCTTCGCCGGTGGTGCATCCGGAGAAAATGAATATCGTGGTCTTCCGCGAGAATACCGAGGACGTGTACGCCGGCATCGAATGGGCGTCCGGGAGCGAGGAGGCGAAGCGCATGATTGCATTTGTCGCCAGCCTCGGCAAGAAGATTCGTTCTGACTCAGGCGTTGGGGTCAAGCCGATGTCGCCATTCGGATCGAAGCGGTTGGTGCGGCGGGCCATTCAATATGCCCTGGAGACAGGCCGCAAGCGCGTCACCCTCATGCACAAAGGCAACATCATGAAATTTACCGAGGGCGCCTTCCGCCAGTGGGGCTATGAAGTGGCCAAAGAAGAATTCGCGAACGTCACCGTTATCGAAGAGGAGGTGACCAACAACCTGGGCGGGAAAATTCCAGAAGGGAAGATCCAAATCAACGATCGCATTGCCGATTCGATGTTTCAGCAGGTTTTGCTCCGCCCGGATGAATACGATATTCTGGCCACGCCCAATCTGAACGGCGACTACATCTCTGACGCCTGCGCGGCGCAGGTAGGCGGTCTCGGGATGGCGCCGGGCGGAAACATCGGCGACGGCTTTGGCGTCTTTGAGGCGACCCACGGCACCGCGCCCAAATACGCCGACAAGGACATGGTCAATCCCGGCTCGTTGATTCTTTCCGGGGCGATGATGTTCGAATACATGGGCTGGAAGGAAGTCGGCCGGCTTATCGAGCAGGGAATCGAGCGCACCATCCAACAGAAGCGCGTGACCTACGACCTCGAGCGGCAGATGCCGGGCGCCACAAAGCTCCGGACGAGCGAGTTTGCTTCTGCCATCGTCGAGAACATGCAGGAGGTTGTCGCCGCGCGGTAG
- the mdh gene encoding malate dehydrogenase, translating to MRRKVTVVGAGHVGATVAQLIANKELADVVMTDIIDGLPQGKGLDMLETGPIEGYDAFIRGTNDYKDTANSDIIVITAGFPRKPGMSRDDLLMKNYEVIKAVVEPCVKYSPNSILVMVTNPLDAMAQAAWKISGFSKNRVLGMAGVLDTARFRAFIAMELNVSVENIFAFVLGGHGDDMVPLVRYTNVAGIPLAELLPKEKIDAIVERTRKGGGEIVSLLKTGSAYYAPGAAVAEMVESILKDKKKILPCSVYLEGEYGIQGVFVGVPVKLGARGVEQIIEIKLTPEEDAALKKSAAGVKELVEVMKL from the coding sequence ATGCGCAGAAAAGTGACAGTGGTTGGAGCAGGGCACGTGGGGGCGACGGTGGCGCAGCTCATTGCCAACAAAGAGCTAGCCGACGTCGTAATGACGGACATCATTGACGGGCTTCCTCAAGGGAAAGGCCTCGACATGCTCGAAACCGGGCCGATTGAGGGATACGATGCATTCATCCGGGGCACGAACGATTACAAGGACACGGCCAATTCAGACATTATCGTCATCACCGCCGGTTTTCCGCGCAAGCCGGGCATGAGCCGCGACGACCTCTTGATGAAGAACTACGAGGTCATCAAGGCGGTCGTCGAGCCATGCGTCAAGTATTCACCCAATAGCATTCTCGTCATGGTCACCAACCCGCTCGACGCCATGGCGCAAGCGGCGTGGAAGATCAGCGGTTTTTCCAAGAACCGCGTCCTCGGAATGGCCGGAGTGCTGGACACGGCTCGCTTCCGTGCTTTTATCGCCATGGAGCTGAACGTTTCTGTGGAAAACATTTTTGCGTTCGTTCTGGGCGGTCATGGCGACGACATGGTGCCGCTGGTCCGCTACACCAACGTGGCTGGCATCCCTCTGGCGGAACTCCTGCCGAAGGAGAAAATAGACGCCATTGTCGAGCGCACCCGCAAGGGCGGGGGCGAGATTGTTTCCTTGCTCAAGACGGGGAGCGCCTATTACGCTCCCGGGGCGGCGGTCGCCGAGATGGTGGAATCGATCCTCAAAGATAAGAAGAAAATCCTGCCCTGTTCGGTCTATCTGGAAGGTGAATACGGCATCCAAGGGGTCTTTGTGGGCGTGCCGGTGAAACTGGGAGCGAGGGGCGTCGAGCAAATCATCGAGATCAAATTGACGCCGGAAGAAGATGCCGCCCTCAAGAAATCGGCCGCGGGCGTCAAAGAATTGGTTGAGGTGATGAAACTGTAG
- a CDS encoding DinB family protein, whose amino-acid sequence MTFQEFERQVDALKRGPALLEHVTRDMSDAALRTPPQPDKWSPIQIVAHLADVELVYGYRMRQVLADANPTFAPIDQNAWAKRFRYREAALADKLELFRAARKATLSLLDLAAPEDMERKGFHPEYQKHYTLGDLVQTLANHDANHIGQIERLKQQNPGK is encoded by the coding sequence ATGACTTTCCAAGAATTTGAACGCCAAGTGGACGCATTGAAGCGAGGCCCGGCGCTGCTCGAGCACGTTACCCGAGACATGAGCGACGCTGCCCTGCGCACTCCGCCACAGCCTGACAAATGGTCGCCCATCCAAATCGTCGCTCATCTGGCGGATGTCGAGCTCGTCTATGGCTACCGCATGCGGCAGGTGCTGGCTGACGCGAATCCAACCTTCGCTCCGATTGATCAGAATGCCTGGGCCAAACGATTCCGCTACCGGGAGGCTGCCCTTGCTGACAAGCTCGAGCTTTTTCGGGCAGCGCGCAAGGCCACGCTCAGCCTTCTCGACCTTGCTGCACCGGAGGACATGGAACGCAAAGGCTTTCATCCCGAATATCAAAAGCATTACACCCTTGGTGACCTGGTTCAGACCCTGGCCAACCACGACGCCAACCACATCGGCCAAATCGAACGCCTGAAACAGCAAAACCCTGGTAAATAG
- a CDS encoding succinate dehydrogenase hydrophobic membrane anchor subunit: MGISGAGGHIRPLGGLELSAWIFMRVSGVVLLFMALIHLAVMHIINNVDVIDYAFVARRYALPFWRIYDWLMLSLALLHGFNGARVLVDDYFRPGGRRTTTLAVLYLLAFVIYILGSYTILTFVPKV, translated from the coding sequence ATGGGAATCAGCGGAGCAGGTGGACATATTCGGCCGTTGGGGGGCTTGGAGTTGAGCGCATGGATTTTTATGCGCGTCTCGGGGGTTGTGCTGCTCTTCATGGCGCTCATTCATCTGGCCGTCATGCATATCATCAACAACGTGGATGTGATTGATTACGCTTTTGTCGCTCGGCGCTACGCGCTGCCCTTTTGGCGGATTTACGACTGGCTGATGCTCTCCCTGGCGCTGCTTCATGGCTTCAATGGGGCGCGTGTGCTGGTGGACGACTACTTTCGTCCGGGCGGCCGCCGCACCACCACCCTCGCTGTGCTTTATCTGCTCGCTTTCGTTATCTACATTCTAGGTTCGTACACGATCTTGACTTTCGTCCCGAAAGTCTAA
- a CDS encoding peptidylprolyl isomerase → MDRTWFCLPAVVTLLVTAFLWAQEPAAPSPASPPAQPAREDGLYATLETSLGNIVARLFEKETPATVGSFVALSKGTKPWTNPKTGAQMVGKPLYSNVLFHRVIPGFMIQTGDPKGDGTGDVGFTIPDEFDPSLQYDRPGRLGMANIGQPNTGASQFFITLVPTMPLNYKHTIFGQVIEGQEVAEKIAAVPKKRNSMGEMASPVTPVYLKRVVIERVGPEPEKPKPTARKTKPA, encoded by the coding sequence ATGGATCGAACGTGGTTTTGCCTCCCGGCTGTCGTGACTCTTCTCGTCACTGCCTTCCTTTGGGCGCAAGAACCGGCTGCGCCGTCGCCCGCCAGCCCGCCCGCTCAACCAGCGCGCGAGGACGGCCTTTACGCAACCCTGGAGACTTCTTTGGGAAACATCGTGGCGCGGCTTTTCGAAAAAGAGACGCCCGCCACCGTCGGAAGCTTTGTAGCTCTTTCCAAGGGCACCAAGCCCTGGACGAATCCAAAAACCGGGGCGCAGATGGTCGGCAAACCGCTTTATTCGAACGTGCTTTTTCACCGCGTCATCCCGGGCTTTATGATCCAGACCGGCGATCCCAAGGGCGACGGCACCGGAGACGTCGGCTTCACCATTCCCGATGAATTCGACCCCAGCCTCCAATACGACCGTCCCGGGCGGTTGGGCATGGCCAACATCGGCCAACCCAACACCGGCGCTTCCCAGTTTTTCATCACCCTTGTCCCCACCATGCCCCTCAACTACAAGCACACCATTTTTGGGCAAGTCATCGAAGGCCAGGAAGTCGCGGAAAAAATTGCCGCTGTTCCGAAAAAGCGCAACAGCATGGGGGAGATGGCCTCACCGGTTACGCCTGTTTATCTAAAGAGAGTGGTCATCGAGCGTGTCGGCCCGGAGCCGGAAAAGCCCAAGCCAACGGCGCGCAAGACGAAGCCCGCCTAG
- a CDS encoding succinate dehydrogenase iron-sulfur subunit, with protein sequence MQITLKIKRFDPARDKEAHFESYTVEAEPTDRLLDVLNTVKWHQDGTLAYRRSCGHGICGSDAMLLNGRNRLACRELIKNLGGRITIEPLRGFKVIKDLIVDMDAFFAKYRGIKPYLQPGDPDPDKERRQSILQRERFDDTTKCILCACCTTACPSYWANPDYLGPAAIVQGHRFLFDSRDAAKEERLAILNGGDGVWRCRTIFNCVDACPRDIDVTRAIGEVKKALLTGKV encoded by the coding sequence ATGCAAATTACCCTGAAGATCAAGCGCTTCGACCCGGCCAGGGACAAGGAAGCTCACTTCGAGTCCTACACGGTCGAAGCCGAGCCCACCGACCGCCTCCTCGATGTCCTGAATACGGTCAAGTGGCATCAAGACGGAACGCTGGCTTACCGCCGCTCCTGTGGTCACGGCATTTGTGGTTCGGACGCGATGCTCCTCAATGGCCGGAACCGGCTGGCCTGCCGCGAGCTCATCAAAAACCTGGGTGGGCGCATCACCATCGAGCCCCTGCGCGGCTTCAAGGTCATCAAGGACCTAATTGTGGACATGGACGCTTTCTTTGCAAAATACCGCGGCATCAAGCCTTATCTGCAGCCGGGCGACCCTGACCCCGATAAGGAGCGCCGCCAAAGCATCCTCCAGCGCGAGCGTTTTGACGACACCACCAAATGCATTCTCTGTGCTTGCTGCACCACTGCCTGTCCCTCCTACTGGGCAAACCCGGACTATCTGGGACCGGCCGCGATCGTGCAGGGCCATCGCTTCCTCTTTGATAGCCGCGATGCAGCAAAGGAGGAGCGCCTGGCCATTCTCAATGGAGGCGACGGCGTTTGGCGCTGCCGGACGATCTTCAACTGCGTGGATGCCTGTCCTCGCGATATTGATGTCACGCGGGCCATTGGCGAGGTCAAGAAGGCCTTGCTGACGGGCAAAGTCTAG
- a CDS encoding dipeptidase, with product MPRALSSGFVGFLILAAIPLGSRPAQDLKERAQRIQREAIVVDTHADTPQRMLDEDFDLDHRDPEGAIDIPRMREGGLDATFQSIWVNVRTQGAPAVERSLKLIDAVREQARRHPDKLMLATTAEDIRRAKRQGKIALLMGLEGGHMIDSDLRLLRTYHALGVRYMTLTHSKNTDWADSSTDTPAHDGLSDFGKAVVREMNRLGMMVDISHVSDKTFYDAVATSKAPLIASHSSCRALNDHPRNISDDMIRALAKNGGVMQINFYAGFLNQKYLDESRKHRDQFSKRRDAIEAKYASDHKKRAEEIRRLDIENHRSLPKVAWTDIVDHIDHVVKLVGVDHVGLGSDFDGADMPEGMEDASRLPQLTEELLRRGYSDGDIKKILGGNVLRVMAKVDKVSRLEHSAP from the coding sequence ATGCCGCGTGCTCTGTCGTCAGGGTTTGTCGGTTTCCTTATACTCGCGGCCATTCCGCTTGGGTCTCGCCCAGCTCAAGACTTGAAGGAGCGCGCGCAAAGGATCCAGCGCGAAGCGATTGTCGTGGATACGCATGCCGATACCCCGCAACGCATGCTGGATGAAGATTTCGATTTGGATCACCGTGACCCCGAAGGTGCTATAGACATCCCCCGCATGAGGGAGGGCGGGTTGGACGCGACGTTTCAATCCATCTGGGTCAACGTCAGGACCCAGGGTGCCCCGGCTGTCGAACGCTCGCTCAAACTCATCGATGCCGTGCGCGAACAGGCCCGGCGTCACCCGGACAAGCTGATGCTCGCCACCACCGCTGAGGATATCCGCCGCGCCAAACGCCAGGGAAAAATCGCGTTGCTCATGGGCTTGGAAGGCGGGCACATGATAGACAGCGACCTGCGTTTGCTCCGGACGTACCACGCGCTTGGCGTGCGGTATATGACCCTGACGCACAGCAAGAACACGGATTGGGCCGACAGCTCTACCGACACCCCGGCCCACGATGGCCTTTCTGACTTTGGCAAAGCGGTCGTGCGCGAAATGAACCGGCTGGGCATGATGGTGGACATCTCCCATGTTTCCGACAAGACCTTCTACGATGCCGTTGCCACCTCGAAAGCGCCGCTCATCGCCTCCCATTCCTCCTGCCGCGCCTTGAACGACCACCCGCGCAACATCAGCGACGACATGATCCGCGCTCTCGCGAAAAACGGCGGGGTCATGCAAATCAACTTTTACGCCGGGTTCCTGAACCAAAAGTATCTTGATGAATCCCGCAAGCACCGAGACCAATTCAGCAAACGGCGCGACGCCATTGAGGCGAAGTATGCGAGCGACCACAAGAAACGCGCGGAGGAGATCCGGCGGCTCGACATCGAAAATCACCGTTCGCTTCCCAAGGTGGCCTGGACGGACATCGTGGATCACATCGATCACGTCGTGAAACTTGTCGGTGTGGACCATGTGGGTCTCGGTTCGGACTTCGACGGGGCTGACATGCCGGAGGGAATGGAAGATGCCTCCCGCCTTCCGCAATTGACGGAAGAACTTCTGCGGCGCGGGTACAGCGACGGGGACATCAAGAAAATTCTGGGTGGGAATGTGTTGCGCGTCATGGCGAAGGTAGATAAAGTCAGCCGGCTCGAGCACTCGGCGCCTTGA